A single region of the Salmo salar chromosome ssa16, Ssal_v3.1, whole genome shotgun sequence genome encodes:
- the LOC106574488 gene encoding glycosyltransferase family 92 protein F13G3.3 isoform X1 yields the protein MQIWLMMVKRRTFPLLIASALAVMVYFIFTLPRSQPGNHQHLYPYHVSDQSITPVNDTKHFMVGAYKEHRLEGSSVRIISIFRRDSVQPLYCVFYCGSHWANGTKAEVQMHSDHFGFHFVTTDVLCPNLPDCNPSHVTLATQADAKLAQNQTFLRIQNLVKREEEEFQFNFTVCWSNLFGDYNNVLQVTQTLEMYKLLGVQHVVVYNTSCGPDLERLLQSYTQEGFVEVVPWPIDQHMNPSRGWQPSEHGGDIHYYGQLTTLNDCVYRHMYQSRYVLLNDIDELIAPYQHQTLPQMMDVLQRQNPKAEVFLIENHIFPKSQFEPSGRFERPRWRDVPGINIMEHIYREEPDYRIYHPSKMIVRPRAVEQTSVHSVLRNFGQTVKVPPNVCHIIHVRVPLRGGLTKKELHEDKRVWDYEKQLVPNVDKALEKAGLLRM from the exons ATGCAG ATCTGGCTTATGATGGTGAAGAGGCGTACATTCCCTCTACTGATAGCTTCTGCTCTGGCAGTTATGGTCTACTTCATCTTCACATTGCCCAG GTCACAGCCAGGCAACCACCAGCACCTCTATCCGTACCACGTCTCTGACCAGTCCATCACGCCTGTCAACGACACCAAACACTTCATGGTGGGGGCCTACAAGGAACATCGTTTGGAGGGAAGCTCCGTACGCATCATCAGTATCTTCAGACGAGACTCTGTCCAGCCTCTGtactgtgtgttctactgtggGAGTCACTGGGCTAATGGAACGAAGGCTGAAGTCCAGATGCACTCTGATCACTTTG GTTTCCACTTCGTGACAACCGACGTCCTTTGTCCGAATCTTCCCGACTGCAACCCGTCACACGTGACCCTCGCCACACAAGCTGACGCCAAGCTCGCTCAGAACCAAACCTTCCTCCGCATCCAGAACCTTGtgaaaagggaggaagaggagtttCAGTTCAACTTCACTGTCTGTTGGTCCAATTTATTTGGTGATTATAACAACGTGCTTCAGGTCACCCAGACTCTAGAGATGTACAA GTTATTGGGAGTGCAGCATGTTGTGGTGTATAACACCAGCTGTGGACCAGACCTGGAGAGACTGCTACAGAGTTACACACAGGAGGGCTTTGTGGAG GTGGTGCCCTGGCCTATCGACCAACACATGAACCCTTCCCGTGGGTGGCAGCCCAGTGAACATGGAGGGGACATCCACTACTACGGCCAGTTGACCACTCTAAATGACTGTGTCTACAGACATATGTATCAGTCACGCTATGTACTGCTGAATGACATCGATGAGCTTATAGCTCCATACCAGCATCAAACCCTGCCCCAGATGATGGATGTACTTCAGAGGCAAAACCCAAAG GCCGAAGTGTTCCTCATAGAGAACCACATCTTCCCTAAGTCCCAGTTTGAGCCCAGTGGAAGGTTTGAACGACCCCGCTGGCGGGATGTTCCAGGGATCAACATCATGGAGCACATCTACAGAGAGGAGCCAGACTATCGCATCTACCACCCCTCCAAGATGATAGTACGGCCCAG GGCAGTGGAGCAGACGTCGGTCCACTCTGTGCTGCGTAACTTCGGGCAGACAGTGAAGGTTCCTCCTAACGTGTGTCATATCATCCATGTCAGAGTTCCCCTACGAGGAGGACTGACCAAGAAGGAGCTGCATGAAGACAAGAGGGTCTGGGACTACGAGAAACAACTGGTGCCTAATGTAGATAAAGCATTGGAGAAGGCAGGACTACTGCGCATGTGA
- the LOC106574488 gene encoding glycosyltransferase family 92 protein F13G3.3 isoform X2 produces MMVKRRTFPLLIASALAVMVYFIFTLPRSQPGNHQHLYPYHVSDQSITPVNDTKHFMVGAYKEHRLEGSSVRIISIFRRDSVQPLYCVFYCGSHWANGTKAEVQMHSDHFGFHFVTTDVLCPNLPDCNPSHVTLATQADAKLAQNQTFLRIQNLVKREEEEFQFNFTVCWSNLFGDYNNVLQVTQTLEMYKLLGVQHVVVYNTSCGPDLERLLQSYTQEGFVEVVPWPIDQHMNPSRGWQPSEHGGDIHYYGQLTTLNDCVYRHMYQSRYVLLNDIDELIAPYQHQTLPQMMDVLQRQNPKAEVFLIENHIFPKSQFEPSGRFERPRWRDVPGINIMEHIYREEPDYRIYHPSKMIVRPRAVEQTSVHSVLRNFGQTVKVPPNVCHIIHVRVPLRGGLTKKELHEDKRVWDYEKQLVPNVDKALEKAGLLRM; encoded by the exons ATGATGGTGAAGAGGCGTACATTCCCTCTACTGATAGCTTCTGCTCTGGCAGTTATGGTCTACTTCATCTTCACATTGCCCAG GTCACAGCCAGGCAACCACCAGCACCTCTATCCGTACCACGTCTCTGACCAGTCCATCACGCCTGTCAACGACACCAAACACTTCATGGTGGGGGCCTACAAGGAACATCGTTTGGAGGGAAGCTCCGTACGCATCATCAGTATCTTCAGACGAGACTCTGTCCAGCCTCTGtactgtgtgttctactgtggGAGTCACTGGGCTAATGGAACGAAGGCTGAAGTCCAGATGCACTCTGATCACTTTG GTTTCCACTTCGTGACAACCGACGTCCTTTGTCCGAATCTTCCCGACTGCAACCCGTCACACGTGACCCTCGCCACACAAGCTGACGCCAAGCTCGCTCAGAACCAAACCTTCCTCCGCATCCAGAACCTTGtgaaaagggaggaagaggagtttCAGTTCAACTTCACTGTCTGTTGGTCCAATTTATTTGGTGATTATAACAACGTGCTTCAGGTCACCCAGACTCTAGAGATGTACAA GTTATTGGGAGTGCAGCATGTTGTGGTGTATAACACCAGCTGTGGACCAGACCTGGAGAGACTGCTACAGAGTTACACACAGGAGGGCTTTGTGGAG GTGGTGCCCTGGCCTATCGACCAACACATGAACCCTTCCCGTGGGTGGCAGCCCAGTGAACATGGAGGGGACATCCACTACTACGGCCAGTTGACCACTCTAAATGACTGTGTCTACAGACATATGTATCAGTCACGCTATGTACTGCTGAATGACATCGATGAGCTTATAGCTCCATACCAGCATCAAACCCTGCCCCAGATGATGGATGTACTTCAGAGGCAAAACCCAAAG GCCGAAGTGTTCCTCATAGAGAACCACATCTTCCCTAAGTCCCAGTTTGAGCCCAGTGGAAGGTTTGAACGACCCCGCTGGCGGGATGTTCCAGGGATCAACATCATGGAGCACATCTACAGAGAGGAGCCAGACTATCGCATCTACCACCCCTCCAAGATGATAGTACGGCCCAG GGCAGTGGAGCAGACGTCGGTCCACTCTGTGCTGCGTAACTTCGGGCAGACAGTGAAGGTTCCTCCTAACGTGTGTCATATCATCCATGTCAGAGTTCCCCTACGAGGAGGACTGACCAAGAAGGAGCTGCATGAAGACAAGAGGGTCTGGGACTACGAGAAACAACTGGTGCCTAATGTAGATAAAGCATTGGAGAAGGCAGGACTACTGCGCATGTGA